Proteins from a genomic interval of Candidatus Woesearchaeota archaeon:
- the metA gene encoding homoserine O-succinyltransferase: MPIKVMDDLPAAGELQKEGIFVMSEKRANHQDIRPLKIAILNLMPEKPKTELHILRRLSNSPIQLEIDLLHPKNHEPRTTPKDHLETFYKHFGGIKHKKYDGLIITGAPVEGLDFKDVDYWDELKEIMEWSKHNVTSTLHICWAAQAGLYHHYGIGKKHLQTKQFGVFSHYINNKNCPLVRGFDDRFWAPHSRHTTISKDDIIGIPELEIISESDEAGIYLLASKDNKQIFITGHSEYDPLTLKQEYERDRAKGLEIDIPVNYFPENNTNDTPLVNWRCHSTLLYMNWINYYVYQSTPYKIEDID; the protein is encoded by the coding sequence ATGCCAATTAAAGTAATGGATGACCTGCCGGCTGCAGGAGAACTGCAAAAAGAAGGAATCTTTGTTATGAGCGAAAAAAGGGCTAATCATCAGGATATAAGGCCCTTAAAAATTGCTATCCTTAACTTAATGCCTGAAAAGCCCAAGACTGAGCTTCATATTCTAAGAAGGCTTTCGAACAGCCCAATACAGCTAGAGATTGACCTACTTCACCCTAAAAATCATGAGCCGAGAACCACGCCCAAAGACCACTTAGAGACTTTCTATAAGCATTTCGGGGGCATAAAACATAAGAAATATGATGGTTTGATAATAACAGGGGCGCCTGTAGAAGGACTGGATTTTAAAGATGTAGATTATTGGGATGAGCTAAAGGAGATCATGGAATGGTCCAAGCATAATGTAACTTCCACCCTGCACATATGCTGGGCGGCGCAGGCTGGTTTATACCATCATTACGGGATAGGCAAAAAGCATTTACAAACCAAGCAATTCGGGGTTTTTAGCCATTACATAAACAATAAGAATTGTCCCCTAGTCAGGGGATTCGATGACCGATTCTGGGCGCCTCATAGCAGGCATACCACAATATCAAAGGATGATATAATAGGTATTCCAGAACTTGAGATTATCTCTGAATCAGATGAAGCAGGAATATATTTGCTGGCATCAAAAGACAATAAGCAAATTTTCATAACAGGACATTCTGAATATGACCCGCTTACGCTTAAGCAGGAATATGAGAGGGACAGAGCAAAGGGCCTGGAAATAGACATTCCTGTTAATTATTTCCCGGAAAATAATACAAATGATACTCCTCTAGTTAACTGGCGCTGCCATTCGACCCTGCTCTATATGAACTGGATAAACTATTATGTATACCAGAGCACCCCCTATAAGATTGAGGATATTGATTGA
- a CDS encoding metalloregulator ArsR/SmtB family transcription factor, which translates to MKCSSYYLFFDTISNKTRMSIIESLLKSDKSVGEIARAIGEEQSKVSHSLKKLMVCNFLNVTRQGKKRIYSLNQQTVVPILNLVDKHVSMFCSKECLKVKK; encoded by the coding sequence ATGAAATGCAGTTCATATTATTTATTTTTTGATACTATAAGCAACAAGACAAGAATGTCAATAATAGAGTCTCTTCTAAAGTCAGATAAGTCTGTGGGCGAAATCGCCCGTGCTATAGGCGAAGAGCAGAGCAAAGTAAGCCATAGCCTGAAAAAGCTGATGGTATGTAATTTTTTAAATGTCACAAGACAGGGAAAAAAAAGAATCTATTCCCTGAACCAGCAGACAGTTGTGCCCATATTAAATCTCGTAGATAAGCACGTTTCCATGTTTTGCAGTAAGGAATGCTTAAAGGTGAAAAAATGA